A genomic segment from uncultured Erythrobacter sp. encodes:
- a CDS encoding phospholipase D family protein, with amino-acid sequence MRLILGSINGNYLRDIIEEAGAVGENGIATESVWAAVAYATDATDSGSLIRWCFDKGIPLKFWGRLDEEVPVRVEILNLFLNKRSPEFVCKLVKHHHAKVIWWRGFGVYIGSANLTYSAWNSNVEAGCFFYESEFDSQLEGDLNRLFVELDQNATMLTEELRDLMISRAKALEAKKVPSESFWQHPSIKHWSGLVHTSPKKAEDRRRSAFLAEWHSTLQILRDIGSNVSQAENRPQWVNATASHGAQADQFLHAHYYHRTFDGKRADYERFFELNKSNPVGALEQAIEWWRNLPSAPTNEDVAINVTANRLQEMLKEESLRKMSQTDFHQVASDVHAMIEFSRRVRNSIVGLQTSGVKYTIPEKLDALSKHVWKARSENGSGVTDVIHHILYEGSEDLLPERLWDAVADPKWKLECMGISAYGELVGWAMPDKFPPRNGRTSKALRSLGYDVQVHVS; translated from the coding sequence TTGCGACTAATCCTCGGAAGCATCAATGGGAACTATCTTCGAGATATAATCGAGGAGGCGGGCGCTGTTGGCGAAAATGGGATCGCAACCGAGTCTGTTTGGGCTGCGGTAGCCTATGCGACTGACGCCACAGACTCTGGATCTCTGATCCGTTGGTGTTTTGACAAAGGCATTCCTCTCAAGTTCTGGGGTCGCCTCGATGAAGAGGTCCCAGTTCGAGTTGAAATATTGAATCTATTTCTCAATAAACGTTCACCAGAATTCGTTTGCAAGCTGGTAAAGCATCACCATGCAAAGGTTATCTGGTGGCGTGGTTTTGGGGTCTACATTGGATCGGCCAATCTCACATATTCGGCGTGGAACTCCAACGTCGAGGCCGGATGTTTCTTTTATGAATCTGAGTTTGACAGCCAGCTTGAAGGAGATCTCAATCGACTATTTGTTGAGCTTGACCAAAACGCGACGATGCTCACCGAAGAGCTACGCGATCTCATGATCAGCAGGGCTAAGGCCTTAGAGGCTAAGAAAGTACCCTCAGAGAGCTTTTGGCAGCATCCGAGCATCAAGCATTGGTCGGGCCTTGTTCATACATCGCCAAAGAAGGCCGAAGACCGGAGAAGATCGGCATTTCTCGCGGAGTGGCATTCCACGCTACAAATCCTGCGGGACATTGGATCTAACGTCAGCCAGGCCGAAAATCGACCGCAGTGGGTCAATGCAACCGCTTCACACGGCGCCCAGGCCGATCAGTTCCTTCACGCGCACTATTATCATCGAACCTTCGATGGAAAGCGCGCCGATTACGAGCGGTTCTTTGAGCTAAACAAAAGCAATCCAGTCGGTGCTCTAGAGCAAGCGATCGAGTGGTGGCGTAACCTACCGAGTGCGCCCACCAATGAGGATGTGGCGATCAATGTGACCGCCAATCGCCTGCAAGAGATGTTGAAGGAAGAATCGCTTCGAAAAATGTCGCAGACAGATTTCCACCAGGTAGCGAGCGACGTTCATGCAATGATCGAATTTTCGCGTCGTGTGCGAAACAGCATCGTCGGCCTACAAACCAGCGGCGTAAAATACACGATACCCGAAAAGCTCGATGCGTTGAGCAAGCACGTATGGAAGGCAAGGTCTGAAAACGGGTCTGGAGTGACCGATGTGATTCACCACATCCTATACGAAGGGTCTGAGGACCTGCTCCCGGAACGCCTTTGGGACGCAGTCGCCGACCCGAAGTGGAAACTCGAATGTATGGGCATCAGCGCCTATGGTGAACTTGTCGGCTGGGCGATGCCTGACAAATTCCCTCCCAGGAACGGTCGAACGTCGAAAGCCCTGAGATCACTGGGTTATGATGTTCAGGTTCACGTCTCGTAA
- the hsdR gene encoding type I restriction-modification system endonuclease, with protein sequence MRTQFSNFQFLEKAEPQLYRLGALAETYFSDDPNTCLIKLRQLSELTAQLTASRFGLEVSPADNLADVLRRLRFECSLPREVGDLFHSLRIAGNQAAHGTADDYSGALNSLKLARQLSIWYFRTFHRPAEKVGPFVPPSAPSDANEQLTEELNRLRAELFATQTEAERLKAEAEAAAEQRKSAEEIAASEREERTVWEALAEEAERARLHLSAQLQAALASARSDDAPATEIVAELARDAAGQISLDEAGTRAIIDQQLRDAGWEADTPILRYSNGTRPVKGRNRAIAEWPTLTGPADYALFCGKTLVGAIEAKRRNKNVMAVLRQAERYASDIHMQEAEFAEGGPWDEFKAPFAFSTNGRPYLKQIEALSGIWRRDLRDPINPAEVLAGWPSPQGLLERLSVDWKAATNELATRPFDFGFPLRHYQRNAIEAVEEGLAEGRKAMLVAMATGTGKTKFAIAMLYRLISAKRFRRVCFVVDRSALGRQTKDEFTTTKVVNGKAFADIFGLKGLADVAPDEDTRVHICTIQGLVRRVLYSESAQDAPPIDQYDLLVVDECHRGYLLDREMSDSDLSFRDQSDYVSKYRRVLEHFDAVKIGLTATPALHTTDIFGEPIFTYSYREAVVDGFLNDHEPPIRIATKLSEGGIQFVRDEAVDFVHPGTGQVETVTLPDEIGFEVEQFNKSVVTVPFNRAIARELVKYIDPADPDKTLIFAVSKAHADILVKELRDAFRDAYGPMKDETVQRLTGDVDKIENLILAFRNDPLPKVAVTVDLLTTGIDVPKITNLVFMRRVNSRILYEQMLGRATRLCPEIGKEGFRIFDAVDLYAHLQNMTDMKPVAADPEFTLTKLFEELQGRGDAEHKNRVREQIIVRLRRRLKKLSPEARAKFEIEAGETPEASLDRFVKGDPIDLAIWAADRPNLGPILDWTNEDGTPRMLPISEHPDEVTSVTRGYGSADKPEDFLDKFAQFVRDNVNRIAALRIIVQRPQELTREELRQLRLALDAEGFTDSKIKRAWVDATNQDIAASIVGYIRQAAIGDPLVPYADRVRLAVDAILRKRDWTDVQRKWIERIGRQLELEIVVDRSAFDAEPFASLGGWPRIDRVFNGDLEQVVRDLNESIWKEAG encoded by the coding sequence ATGAGGACGCAATTCTCAAACTTCCAATTTCTGGAAAAAGCCGAGCCGCAGCTTTATCGGCTAGGGGCGCTGGCCGAGACGTATTTTTCGGACGATCCCAACACATGTTTGATCAAGTTGCGTCAGCTTTCGGAACTGACCGCGCAGCTGACGGCCTCCCGCTTCGGCTTGGAGGTTTCTCCGGCCGACAATTTGGCAGACGTGTTGAGGCGCTTGAGATTCGAATGCAGCCTGCCTCGGGAGGTCGGCGATTTGTTTCATTCGCTTCGGATTGCGGGAAATCAGGCGGCGCATGGGACGGCAGACGATTATTCTGGAGCTCTCAACTCGCTAAAGTTGGCGAGGCAGCTTTCGATCTGGTATTTTAGGACTTTCCATCGGCCTGCTGAGAAGGTCGGGCCTTTTGTGCCACCTTCCGCGCCGAGCGATGCCAATGAGCAGCTTACCGAAGAACTGAACCGGTTGAGGGCTGAGCTTTTTGCGACGCAGACAGAGGCTGAACGACTGAAGGCGGAAGCCGAAGCAGCTGCCGAGCAACGAAAATCCGCCGAGGAAATCGCTGCGAGCGAGCGAGAAGAGCGCACAGTCTGGGAGGCGTTGGCAGAGGAAGCGGAGCGTGCGCGGTTGCACCTCTCTGCTCAACTCCAGGCGGCACTTGCTTCTGCACGCAGCGATGATGCGCCAGCGACTGAAATAGTTGCTGAACTCGCGCGTGACGCAGCAGGTCAAATCAGCCTCGATGAGGCGGGGACCCGTGCGATCATCGACCAGCAGCTTCGCGACGCCGGTTGGGAGGCGGACACTCCCATACTGCGGTATTCCAATGGCACCAGACCGGTCAAAGGCCGGAATCGGGCAATAGCCGAGTGGCCAACATTGACCGGGCCAGCGGACTATGCCCTCTTTTGCGGAAAGACGCTTGTCGGGGCGATTGAGGCGAAGCGCCGAAACAAGAATGTTATGGCCGTCCTGCGACAGGCAGAGCGCTACGCTTCAGACATTCACATGCAGGAAGCGGAGTTTGCCGAGGGCGGACCGTGGGACGAGTTCAAGGCTCCATTTGCATTCTCGACTAATGGCCGACCTTACCTCAAACAGATCGAAGCGCTGTCAGGCATCTGGCGGCGGGATTTACGAGATCCAATCAACCCCGCCGAAGTGTTGGCGGGATGGCCGTCGCCGCAAGGCCTCCTCGAGCGTCTTTCAGTCGATTGGAAAGCCGCGACCAATGAGTTGGCCACACGTCCATTCGACTTCGGCTTTCCCCTTCGCCATTATCAGCGCAACGCCATTGAGGCCGTTGAAGAAGGCTTGGCCGAAGGCCGCAAAGCCATGCTTGTCGCAATGGCCACGGGTACCGGCAAAACCAAGTTTGCCATCGCCATGCTCTATCGTCTGATTTCAGCGAAGCGCTTTCGGCGGGTCTGCTTTGTTGTCGACCGCAGCGCGCTAGGGCGTCAGACGAAGGATGAGTTCACCACCACAAAGGTCGTAAATGGCAAAGCCTTCGCCGATATCTTCGGCCTCAAGGGCCTCGCCGATGTCGCGCCGGATGAAGACACCCGCGTTCATATCTGCACGATTCAGGGCTTGGTGCGTCGGGTGCTCTATTCCGAGAGTGCCCAGGATGCGCCACCGATTGATCAATATGATCTGCTGGTGGTCGACGAATGCCATCGTGGCTACCTCCTGGATCGCGAAATGTCGGACAGCGATCTCAGCTTCCGAGACCAATCTGACTACGTGTCGAAGTATCGGCGCGTGCTGGAGCATTTCGATGCCGTCAAAATCGGGCTGACAGCCACCCCCGCGCTCCACACCACTGACATCTTCGGCGAACCGATCTTCACCTATTCCTACCGCGAAGCGGTCGTCGATGGCTTCCTCAACGACCATGAGCCACCAATCCGGATTGCCACCAAGCTGTCAGAGGGCGGTATCCAGTTCGTACGCGACGAAGCCGTAGATTTCGTGCACCCGGGCACGGGCCAGGTGGAAACCGTAACCCTGCCCGATGAAATCGGGTTTGAGGTCGAGCAGTTCAACAAGAGTGTCGTGACGGTTCCGTTCAACCGGGCAATTGCCCGGGAGCTGGTCAAATACATCGACCCTGCCGATCCTGACAAAACCTTGATCTTCGCTGTCTCGAAGGCGCATGCCGACATCCTTGTAAAGGAGCTGCGCGACGCATTCCGCGATGCCTATGGCCCAATGAAGGATGAAACAGTCCAGCGCTTGACCGGCGATGTCGACAAGATCGAAAATCTCATCCTCGCGTTCCGCAATGATCCCCTGCCAAAGGTCGCGGTCACGGTCGATTTGCTCACCACCGGTATCGACGTCCCCAAGATCACCAACCTCGTGTTCATGCGGCGGGTGAACAGCCGCATCCTCTACGAGCAAATGTTGGGGCGCGCGACGCGCCTCTGCCCGGAGATCGGCAAGGAGGGCTTCCGCATTTTCGATGCGGTTGACCTCTATGCGCACCTCCAGAACATGACGGACATGAAGCCGGTCGCGGCTGATCCCGAGTTCACGCTGACCAAACTGTTCGAAGAGCTGCAGGGGCGCGGTGATGCCGAGCACAAGAACCGTGTCCGCGAGCAAATCATCGTCCGCCTGCGCCGCCGGCTCAAAAAGCTGTCGCCTGAGGCGCGGGCCAAGTTTGAGATTGAAGCTGGCGAAACGCCCGAAGCCAGCCTTGATCGCTTTGTCAAAGGCGATCCGATTGATTTGGCAATCTGGGCTGCCGACCGGCCCAATCTGGGCCCGATCCTCGACTGGACGAACGAGGACGGAACCCCTCGCATGCTCCCGATATCGGAGCATCCCGACGAAGTGACCAGCGTGACGCGCGGCTATGGCTCCGCTGACAAGCCGGAAGACTTTCTCGACAAGTTTGCCCAGTTCGTCCGTGACAACGTTAACCGGATTGCCGCGCTGCGAATCATAGTCCAGCGCCCGCAAGAACTAACCCGCGAGGAGTTGCGGCAGCTCAGGCTCGCGCTCGACGCAGAAGGTTTCACCGACAGCAAGATCAAGCGCGCCTGGGTCGATGCCACCAATCAGGACATTGCCGCTTCTATCGTGGGCTACATCCGCCAGGCTGCTATTGGCGACCCGCTCGTTCCCTATGCAGACCGCGTGCGCCTCGCCGTTGATGCGATCTTGCGCAAGCGTGACTGGACGGACGTGCAGCGCAAATGGATCGAACGGATCGGCCGCCAGCTTGAGCTTGAAATCGTGGTGGATCGGTCCGCGTTCGATGCCGAGCCTTTTGCCTCGCTTGGTGGCTGGCCACGCATCGACCGGGTGTTTAATGGCGATCTGGAACAGGTCGTTCGCGACCTCAATGAGAGCATTTGGAAAGAGGCAGGATAA
- a CDS encoding N-6 DNA methylase, whose amino-acid sequence MNGPRARETVQKLWNASKSLQGGGVSYYEYVTELTYLLLLKMLEEVSRDGKKLEERLPAEYRWKALKAKEGEERLQFYRTLLVTLGDKSKVNFTLVNQVFTDAKTSLTKATALTSLITTIDNVDWYAAEEDGLGDLYEGLLERTTSERKSKAGQYFTPRPLIDTIIKLVQPKAGEIIQDPAAGTGGFLISAHSAILRDTDDLMKLSPEMAHFQRNNAFQGAELITGTHRLNTMNLLLHGIDQPIDCIDALTADAEKFDPADLILTNPPFNKFPESTTRSDFVITAESRKGPLPFMEHVVRGLKVGGRAAIVIPDNILFEDNMGRDLRNWLMDLCDLHTILRLPTGIFYAQGVKTNVMFLTKKSEARIGATKQVWFYDLRAQMPNFGKSRVLTAEDFAPFIKAYGADPLGAAKREDEGENGRFRVFTREEIAKRNDNLDISWLREDEEVVEEGLTEPDDIAAAILGHLRAALEEIESVADELAETAEVDA is encoded by the coding sequence ATGAACGGACCCAGGGCGCGCGAGACCGTTCAAAAGCTTTGGAACGCCAGCAAGAGCCTGCAGGGCGGTGGCGTCAGCTACTACGAATACGTCACCGAATTGACCTATCTTTTGCTGCTCAAGATGCTGGAGGAGGTTTCTAGGGACGGCAAGAAACTCGAGGAGCGGCTTCCCGCAGAGTACAGGTGGAAGGCGTTGAAGGCCAAGGAAGGGGAAGAGCGTCTACAATTCTACCGGACGCTTCTGGTGACCCTTGGCGACAAATCGAAGGTCAATTTCACATTGGTCAATCAGGTCTTCACTGATGCGAAAACCTCGCTGACCAAGGCCACCGCACTCACCTCTCTCATTACCACGATCGACAATGTGGACTGGTATGCGGCGGAAGAGGACGGGCTAGGCGACCTCTACGAAGGCCTGCTCGAACGGACTACTTCGGAACGCAAATCTAAAGCCGGGCAGTACTTCACGCCGCGCCCGTTGATCGACACCATCATCAAGCTGGTGCAGCCGAAGGCCGGGGAGATTATCCAAGACCCGGCAGCTGGAACCGGCGGCTTCCTGATCTCAGCGCATAGCGCAATCTTGCGCGACACTGATGACCTGATGAAGCTGAGCCCGGAAATGGCTCATTTTCAGCGCAACAACGCCTTCCAGGGCGCGGAGTTGATCACTGGCACGCATCGGCTCAATACGATGAACCTACTGCTGCACGGAATCGACCAACCGATCGACTGCATCGACGCCCTTACGGCGGACGCGGAGAAGTTTGACCCCGCCGATCTGATCCTCACCAATCCGCCGTTCAACAAGTTTCCCGAAAGCACCACACGCAGCGACTTTGTGATCACTGCGGAATCACGCAAAGGTCCGCTGCCGTTCATGGAACATGTCGTGCGGGGCCTGAAGGTCGGTGGCCGCGCAGCCATCGTCATTCCCGACAACATCCTGTTCGAAGACAATATGGGCCGCGATCTGCGCAATTGGCTGATGGACCTGTGCGACCTGCACACCATCCTTCGCCTTCCCACCGGCATTTTCTATGCGCAGGGCGTGAAGACCAATGTGATGTTCCTCACCAAGAAATCCGAGGCACGGATCGGAGCAACCAAGCAGGTCTGGTTCTATGACCTGCGCGCGCAAATGCCGAACTTCGGCAAAAGCCGTGTGTTGACCGCTGAAGATTTTGCACCCTTCATCAAGGCTTATGGCGCTGACCCTCTGGGGGCCGCCAAGCGCGAGGATGAGGGCGAAAACGGGCGTTTTCGGGTCTTTACCCGGGAAGAGATCGCAAAGCGCAATGACAATCTCGATATCAGTTGGCTTCGCGAAGACGAGGAAGTTGTAGAGGAAGGACTGACCGAACCCGACGACATTGCCGCCGCCATCCTTGGCCACCTTCGCGCCGCTCTGGAGGAGATTGAGTCAGTGGCTGATGAGCTGGCCGAGACTGCCGAGGTCGATGCATGA
- a CDS encoding GIY-YIG nuclease family protein translates to MTAEIFGRTIQLFLVDGTPTGLRKATIHGWTGLTFVATGTTFAALTARPELDRTGIYILSGPDAEAVGGTRAYIGSANSVRERIKQSAAQREFWETAIAVTTSDDDLSKGHVEYLEARLIQMATEANRVTLDNSTSPAGQRRRLPEADQANMEQFLANLKIILPVVGLDLLKPQPRAVTQAATPVAQRTSGEMTFEIRHKSGVQAQAVEEDGEFVVLEGSQALKDTGYVQQSYGALKGNLVKQGVLQPGADGRYTFVKPYSFSSPSAAAAVVLDRNSNGLSEWKVKGEKRTYNDVKQGRIAADGVGA, encoded by the coding sequence ATGACCGCTGAAATCTTCGGCCGCACTATTCAGCTTTTCCTCGTCGATGGCACGCCCACAGGCCTGCGCAAGGCGACCATCCATGGCTGGACCGGGCTCACCTTCGTCGCCACCGGCACCACCTTTGCCGCGCTCACCGCCCGGCCAGAACTGGACCGCACGGGCATCTACATCCTCTCCGGCCCAGATGCCGAAGCGGTGGGCGGCACGCGCGCCTATATCGGCTCAGCCAATAGCGTGCGGGAGCGGATCAAGCAGAGCGCGGCGCAGCGCGAGTTCTGGGAAACTGCAATTGCCGTCACCACCAGCGATGATGATCTTTCCAAGGGCCATGTCGAGTATCTGGAGGCGCGGCTTATTCAGATGGCAACTGAGGCGAACCGCGTCACGCTCGACAACAGCACCAGCCCCGCCGGGCAGCGCCGCCGCCTGCCAGAGGCGGATCAGGCGAATATGGAACAGTTCCTCGCCAATCTGAAAATCATCCTGCCGGTGGTCGGGCTCGACCTGCTCAAGCCGCAGCCGCGCGCGGTGACCCAGGCGGCCACCCCGGTGGCGCAGCGCACCAGCGGCGAGATGACTTTCGAAATCCGCCACAAGTCCGGCGTGCAGGCGCAGGCGGTGGAGGAAGATGGCGAATTCGTAGTGCTGGAGGGCTCCCAGGCGCTGAAGGACACCGGCTATGTTCAGCAGAGCTATGGCGCGTTGAAAGGCAATCTGGTCAAGCAAGGCGTGCTGCAACCTGGTGCAGATGGCCGTTACACCTTCGTCAAGCCTTACAGCTTTTCCAGCCCCTCCGCCGCTGCTGCCGTCGTGCTGGATCGCAACAGCAATGGCCTGTCAGAATGGAAGGTGAAGGGTGAGAAGCGGACCTATAATGACGTGAAGCAGGGTCGGATTGCCGCCGATGGGGTGGGCGCATGA
- a CDS encoding restriction endonuclease subunit S, translated as MTDLPTGWAEATVLELAGHNSVVTDGDWVESKDQDPLGPVRLIQLADIGDGFFVNKSQRFMNSETVERLNCTHLHEGDVLIARMPDPLGRACIFPDIGQQAVTAVDVFVWRPDHKLAGAEPRWLMHTINSPVVRSAIQSEAGGTTRQRIAGGKLKQLRLPVPPIPEQRRIVAKVDGLTARTARARKELDRIPTLIARYKRTLLEETFERLAIEHGTFPLIELTTKIGSGATPRGGSSVYVPTGTPFIRSQNVYFEGFDYDGLVYIDEAAANALSNVTTEADDVLLNITGASIGRATILPSELVGARVNQHVSILRCKPRLLNSFLLYFLWSPEMQKMINDENYGVTRQALTKGMIENFAVPLPTLEEQAEIVRRIEAAFGWLDRVTADHAAAVHLLPKFDTAILAKAFRGELVAQDPNDEPASVLLDRIKREREADGNKPKIGRGRKPNGSKAMTEKPLLPRDRLLKDSEKWPAVGLPFEDIAMRNPIPHDELRDALFELLSGSSPILQQRFDAAAEVMVIQRVAA; from the coding sequence ATGACCGACTTGCCAACTGGCTGGGCTGAAGCCACGGTTCTGGAGCTTGCTGGTCACAACAGCGTCGTAACTGACGGTGACTGGGTCGAAAGCAAGGATCAGGATCCTTTGGGACCCGTGCGGCTGATTCAACTAGCGGACATTGGCGATGGGTTCTTCGTCAATAAATCACAGCGGTTCATGAATTCTGAGACGGTTGAGCGTTTGAACTGCACCCACCTTCATGAGGGCGATGTTCTTATCGCTCGAATGCCCGATCCGCTAGGCCGGGCCTGCATCTTCCCTGACATAGGGCAACAAGCGGTAACCGCGGTAGACGTTTTTGTTTGGCGTCCCGATCACAAGTTGGCGGGCGCGGAACCCCGTTGGCTCATGCACACCATTAACTCCCCTGTCGTTCGGTCGGCGATACAGAGCGAAGCGGGCGGAACTACAAGGCAGCGGATTGCAGGCGGCAAGCTGAAGCAGCTTCGATTGCCGGTGCCACCGATCCCCGAACAGCGGAGGATTGTGGCGAAGGTGGATGGATTGACCGCGCGCACCGCCCGCGCCCGCAAAGAGCTGGATCGCATCCCCACCCTCATCGCCCGCTACAAGCGGACATTGTTAGAAGAGACCTTCGAACGCCTTGCCATCGAACACGGCACATTTCCTTTGATCGAGCTAACGACAAAAATTGGTAGTGGAGCCACCCCTAGAGGCGGTTCGAGCGTCTATGTGCCGACCGGAACACCCTTCATTCGCTCTCAGAACGTCTATTTCGAGGGCTTCGATTACGACGGACTGGTCTACATAGACGAGGCAGCCGCAAACGCCCTTTCAAACGTTACGACTGAGGCTGATGATGTCCTCCTTAACATAACTGGGGCATCAATTGGCAGGGCCACGATTCTTCCCAGTGAATTGGTAGGCGCGCGAGTGAACCAGCACGTATCGATTCTTCGCTGCAAACCGAGGTTGCTGAACTCTTTCCTTCTGTATTTTCTGTGGTCGCCGGAAATGCAAAAAATGATCAACGACGAAAACTATGGTGTCACGCGGCAGGCGCTAACTAAGGGCATGATCGAAAATTTTGCTGTTCCTTTGCCGACCCTTGAAGAACAAGCCGAGATCGTCCGCCGCATCGAGGCCGCTTTTGGTTGGCTGGACCGCGTCACTGCAGATCACGCCGCAGCCGTCCACCTCCTGCCAAAATTCGACACTGCCATCCTCGCCAAAGCATTCCGCGGCGAACTCGTTGCCCAGGACCCGAACGATGAACCGGCTAGTGTGCTGCTGGACCGGATCAAGCGAGAGCGGGAGGCCGACGGCAATAAGCCGAAGATCGGGCGTGGACGTAAGCCGAATGGATCGAAAGCAATGACAGAAAAGCCGCTATTGCCGCGGGACCGGCTCCTGAAAGACAGCGAAAAGTGGCCCGCTGTTGGCCTTCCTTTTGAAGACATCGCCATGCGCAACCCAATACCCCACGATGAATTGCGAGATGCCTTGTTTGAGCTGCTATCCGGCTCGTCACCCATTTTGCAGCAGCGCTTCGATGCCGCAGCAGAAGTAATGGTCATCCAACGGGTCGCAGCGTGA
- a CDS encoding restriction system-associated AAA family ATPase yields MRLRRLQVTRASTCGGLLDGADIWLGRAETETNNEPLEPLCLLGPNGSGKSQFLQLVAEIFQAAWHAHAPEEERDSANSDAIFELEYLIKPIKGDPHALVKLSRGVMGKSVGPIELHVQKDGDWVSIKPGTPEFGKHLPSLIIGYTSGDNETMSLPFMVSRAGYAKDVRESALGKKKAPKKPLDNRTMLIDYGTNLEVLFANLTMGGSDLRKDIFKHARLEDLASCRCTIRLAHSAAPKAPASVKKIGGRKGIQLTGELEVILKKLKRSATCWHLDEKTETYKFDYLVDGATRQALSHFFTNALDLYRSLHKLALLNDLVIPKAARDRMRKAVNERKFATRLPEPQQEDMVFAFEEVQFHPSSDKADRTPVDYVALSDGEHQQSLILGLFSMITDHNALFLLDEPESHFNPQWRVQFVKRLLSLQVGRGEQDVLLTSHAPFVPADISREQVLIFKRHGDTIEVGNPEIETFGANFDRILEHCFEIRPPLSQMAQDRIEELLDSSDIEKLEAALPQLGASVEKSFVADHLRQLKKGQAS; encoded by the coding sequence GTGAGGCTCCGACGGCTTCAAGTTACCCGCGCTTCGACATGCGGTGGTCTGCTTGACGGGGCCGACATTTGGCTGGGCCGAGCAGAGACGGAAACGAACAACGAGCCGCTGGAGCCGCTTTGCCTGCTTGGGCCGAATGGTTCCGGCAAATCCCAGTTTCTACAACTGGTGGCTGAGATATTCCAAGCGGCTTGGCATGCCCATGCCCCTGAGGAAGAGCGAGATTCAGCCAACTCCGATGCGATCTTCGAACTCGAATACCTGATCAAGCCCATTAAGGGCGATCCCCATGCTCTGGTGAAGTTGTCTCGCGGGGTTATGGGCAAGTCCGTCGGGCCTATCGAGCTCCATGTTCAGAAAGATGGCGACTGGGTTTCCATCAAGCCTGGAACCCCAGAGTTTGGTAAGCATTTGCCCTCGCTGATCATCGGTTACACGTCCGGCGACAATGAGACGATGAGCCTGCCGTTCATGGTCAGCCGGGCGGGCTATGCCAAAGATGTGCGGGAAAGCGCTTTGGGGAAAAAGAAAGCTCCAAAGAAGCCCCTCGATAATAGAACTATGCTGATTGACTATGGCACGAACCTAGAGGTTTTGTTCGCCAATTTGACGATGGGCGGATCAGATCTTCGCAAGGATATCTTCAAGCACGCCCGCCTTGAGGATCTTGCCTCGTGCCGGTGCACCATCCGATTAGCGCATTCCGCAGCGCCCAAAGCTCCGGCTTCGGTCAAGAAAATCGGGGGCCGTAAGGGCATCCAGCTCACGGGTGAGCTTGAGGTTATCCTGAAGAAGCTGAAGCGCTCTGCCACCTGTTGGCATTTGGACGAGAAGACGGAGACTTATAAGTTCGATTATCTCGTCGATGGTGCGACGCGGCAAGCATTGTCGCACTTTTTCACCAATGCGCTCGACCTCTATAGATCGTTGCACAAGCTCGCTTTGCTTAATGATCTTGTAATTCCAAAAGCGGCACGAGACCGAATGCGCAAGGCGGTCAACGAACGTAAATTCGCGACCCGGCTGCCCGAGCCGCAGCAGGAGGACATGGTTTTTGCGTTTGAGGAGGTGCAGTTCCATCCGTCATCCGACAAGGCCGACCGCACTCCAGTTGACTATGTCGCATTGTCTGACGGCGAGCATCAGCAGTCCCTGATCCTTGGCCTGTTCTCAATGATCACTGATCATAACGCGCTGTTTTTGCTCGACGAGCCAGAATCGCACTTCAACCCGCAATGGCGCGTGCAGTTCGTGAAGCGCTTGCTCAGTCTGCAGGTCGGCCGGGGGGAGCAGGATGTGTTGCTCACGTCGCATGCGCCATTCGTACCGGCAGACATTTCACGCGAACAGGTGCTGATCTTCAAGCGGCATGGCGACACCATCGAAGTCGGCAATCCGGAAATCGAAACATTCGGAGCGAACTTCGACCGCATCCTGGAGCATTGCTTCGAGATCAGGCCGCCGCTTTCGCAGATGGCGCAGGATAGGATCGAGGAACTCCTCGACAGCAGTGACATTGAAAAGCTTGAAGCCGCACTTCCGCAGCTAGGTGCGTCTGTCGAAAAGTCCTTCGTCGCCGACCATTTAAGGCAGTTGAAGAAGGGGCAGGCGAGCTAG